The following coding sequences are from one Homalodisca vitripennis isolate AUS2020 chromosome 7, UT_GWSS_2.1, whole genome shotgun sequence window:
- the LOC124365866 gene encoding histidine protein methyltransferase 1 homolog isoform X2, whose product MHMRTYYNGDGALRNLDWLPSKEILICDEKTVYNKQHDQNDVDVASVRLEKIIYIKPTSIIKRVKDEKLEIDENISTAEENHSDLIPSLYEGGLKVWECTYDIANYLERSQVSCASVLDLGCGVGLLGILALKLGADQVYFQDYNADVLKYATIPNLQLNAEPNQLTRCRFFSGDWESFAKLADFTCDLIVSSETIYNPDNYLKLHDTIQRLLKPSGTALVGAKSYYFGVGGSTRQFEKLVKERDVFDVEVVWRCSQGVQREILKLTVKDKST is encoded by the exons ATGCATATGCGTACCTACTATAATG GTGATGGTGCCTTAAGAAACTTAGACTGGCTTCCTTCCaaagagattttaatatgtgacgaaaaaactgtttataataaacaacatgATCAGAATGATGTTGATGTAGCAAGTGTAAgattagagaaaataatttatataaaaccaacAAGCATAATTAAGAGAGTAAAAGATGAGAAATTGGAAATTGATGAGAATATATCAACTGCAGAAGAAAATCACTCAGATTTGATTCCATCACTATATGAAG GAGGACTGAAAGTGTGGGAATGTACCTACGACATTGCCAACTATCTGGAGCGCTCTCAGGTCTCGTGTGCATCAGTGTTGGATCTGGGCTGTGGCGTTGGTCTCTTGGGTATACTGGCATTGAAACTCGGTGCTGATCAAGTTTACTTTCAAGATTAT AATGCTGATGTCTTGAAGTATGCGACTATACCGAACTTGCAGCTCAACGCTGAACCAAACCAGCTGACGAGATGTAGGTTTTTCTCTGGCGACTGGGAATCGTTTGCCAAACTGGCCGATTTCACCTGTGACCTAATTGTCTCGTCAGAGACGATCTACAACCCAGACAATTACCTCAAGTTGCATGACACAATCCAGAGGTTACTCAAGCCATCAGGAACTGC TCTGGTGGGAGCCAAATCGTATTACTTCGGCGTTGGTGGCAGTACCAGGCAGTTCGAGAAGTTGGTCAAGGAGAGAGACGTCTTTGACGTGGAAGTTGTCTGGAGATGTTCACAAG gaGTCCAGCGGGAAATACTAAAGCTGACAGTAAAGGACAAATCAACATGA
- the LOC124365866 gene encoding histidine protein methyltransferase 1 homolog isoform X1 translates to MFKFGFVSDQTQVKEGSLSGDGALRNLDWLPSKEILICDEKTVYNKQHDQNDVDVASVRLEKIIYIKPTSIIKRVKDEKLEIDENISTAEENHSDLIPSLYEGGLKVWECTYDIANYLERSQVSCASVLDLGCGVGLLGILALKLGADQVYFQDYNADVLKYATIPNLQLNAEPNQLTRCRFFSGDWESFAKLADFTCDLIVSSETIYNPDNYLKLHDTIQRLLKPSGTALVGAKSYYFGVGGSTRQFEKLVKERDVFDVEVVWRCSQGVQREILKLTVKDKST, encoded by the exons ATGTTCAAATTCGGATTTGTATCAGACCAAACACAAGTAAAAGAGGGTTCTCTGTCAG GTGATGGTGCCTTAAGAAACTTAGACTGGCTTCCTTCCaaagagattttaatatgtgacgaaaaaactgtttataataaacaacatgATCAGAATGATGTTGATGTAGCAAGTGTAAgattagagaaaataatttatataaaaccaacAAGCATAATTAAGAGAGTAAAAGATGAGAAATTGGAAATTGATGAGAATATATCAACTGCAGAAGAAAATCACTCAGATTTGATTCCATCACTATATGAAG GAGGACTGAAAGTGTGGGAATGTACCTACGACATTGCCAACTATCTGGAGCGCTCTCAGGTCTCGTGTGCATCAGTGTTGGATCTGGGCTGTGGCGTTGGTCTCTTGGGTATACTGGCATTGAAACTCGGTGCTGATCAAGTTTACTTTCAAGATTAT AATGCTGATGTCTTGAAGTATGCGACTATACCGAACTTGCAGCTCAACGCTGAACCAAACCAGCTGACGAGATGTAGGTTTTTCTCTGGCGACTGGGAATCGTTTGCCAAACTGGCCGATTTCACCTGTGACCTAATTGTCTCGTCAGAGACGATCTACAACCCAGACAATTACCTCAAGTTGCATGACACAATCCAGAGGTTACTCAAGCCATCAGGAACTGC TCTGGTGGGAGCCAAATCGTATTACTTCGGCGTTGGTGGCAGTACCAGGCAGTTCGAGAAGTTGGTCAAGGAGAGAGACGTCTTTGACGTGGAAGTTGTCTGGAGATGTTCACAAG gaGTCCAGCGGGAAATACTAAAGCTGACAGTAAAGGACAAATCAACATGA